The stretch of DNA CTGGCAGGGCTGCGAGTCTGAATCTGCTGCAGCAGGTAGTGCAGCGTGAGGCCGGTATCCACGATGTCCTCGACGATGAGCACGTCCTCGCCCGCCAGGGGCGTGCTCACGTCTTGAGTGATCTGCACCACGCCGGAGCTCTTGGTGTCTTCTCCGTAGCTGGAGAGGCCCATGAACTCGATGCGCAAGGGAATGTCGATGGCGCGAGCGAGATCCGCCGCGAACACGAAGCTGCCCTTTAGAATGCATAGCAGCACCAGGTTGCGCTTCTGGTAGTCGCGGCTGATCTCCGCGCCCAGCTCTTTGACGCGGGCGTGGATTTGCTCGGCGGTGAAGATGGTCTCGATGCCGTCGGTCATGTGCCTGAGCTACCGAGCGTGTGAGCTGCCGTCAAACCCGGGGTGAGGTGGACCTGGCTATGGCGTCGCTTTGGCTGCGAAGGGCGGCTGCGCCGGTAGTTCTCTCCCCCGATCCCCCCAGGCGAAGCCACCGTAGTAGAGCGTCCCGTTGACCAAATTCAGCTCCAAGCTCCCGGCGTCGTCGATGCGCCAAATCT from Polyangiaceae bacterium encodes:
- the hpt gene encoding hypoxanthine phosphoribosyltransferase — encoded protein: MTDGIETIFTAEQIHARVKELGAEISRDYQKRNLVLLCILKGSFVFAADLARAIDIPLRIEFMGLSSYGEDTKSSGVVQITQDVSTPLAGEDVLIVEDIVDTGLTLHYLLQQIQTRSPASVRICSLLHKPAREKKKVAIDYLGFTIEDRFVIGYGLDWAQKYRNLPFIGEVTNP